From one Hirundo rustica isolate bHirRus1 chromosome 8, bHirRus1.pri.v3, whole genome shotgun sequence genomic stretch:
- the C8H10orf105 gene encoding uncharacterized protein C10orf105 homolog has product MSTEDSANGTSPIPPLPGLLVPAVEPVPASAAPPEVTDWLPITVGLLCILLVLATLLIFVTLCKPVALGRALSGPHERLPHHAADASEPQLRLWKRLGSLRSSISSLRRSQLVSHSPLACPRSLSTGQDWDIMESTKM; this is encoded by the coding sequence ATGAGCACAGAGGACTCTGCCAACGGGACCTCTCCCATCCCGCCTCTCCCTGGGCTTCTGGTTCCCGCCGTGGAGCCGGTCCCAGCCAGTGCCGCACCCCCTGAGGTGACAGACTGGCTGCCCATCACGGTCGGGctcctctgcatcctcctggTCCTGGCCACCCTCCTCATCTTTGTCACCCTCTGCAAGCCAGTGGCGCTGGGCCGGGCCCTCTCCGGCCCCCACGAGCGCCTGCCCCACCACGCCGCGGATGCCAGCGAGCCCCAGCTGAGGCTCTGGAAGCGCCTGGGCTCCCTGAGGAGCTCCATCAGCAGCCTCAGGAGGAGCCAGCTGGTGTCTCACAGCCCGCTCGCCTGTCCCAGAAGCCTCTCCACCGGCCAGGACTGGGACATCATGGAGTCCACCAAAATGTGA